The genomic region TCCGCCCCGCAAGCCCCTCCCAACCCTTCCCCTACAGCTAATTTTCCCCTGCCCCACTCTGTGCCCCCCCCTTACCTCCTAATAAATAAAGGAATCAGTGAAACCCCTTGTTCTTTCTCAACATTTATTATGGGTTAAATTGTGTCCAAATCCCCCAAAAAGATActttgaagtcctaatccccagtaccttcgcatatgaccttatttggaaataggttctttacagaggtaatcaagttagaATTAGGAAGCACCCTAATCCAATATACCTGGCATCCCGATAAAAGGGAAATTTGGACTCAGATTGACACACAGAGAGGGCAGACGATGTGGAGTCAGCCAGCTACAGGCCACGGAGAGGGGTCCGGAACAGATCTTCCCTCAGAAGACCAGCACCTGGTCTCAGACTTCAGCCTCCACGATGGGAAGATCACAAATCCGTCGCTAAGCCACCCAGGCTGCTGTACTTTGCTAAGGCAGCCCAGCCAACGCATTCAGTGTTACTGCAGTAATAATGCAAAGTTGGGGGAAATGGCATGTGCACAATAAGGAAAAGATTATAGGGAGGCTCACTTCTCTACCTCCACTCCCAGTTgccagtcattctttttttttttttttttttaagtacaatttccatttatttttttccccagagaacTTTTCTTCAGTCCTTAGGACTTACTTAGCTCCTTACATGAGCTTTGGTGGAGGTCGTGGGGCAGCACCGACAGGTGTAAatcagggtgggagtgggggtgggggtccctctggGCTCAGAAGGATTCCTGACCACCTTGCTGTGAAGGGCACAGCTCACACTGTAGAGCAGTTTCACATGCAGCTTGGGAAGCACAGAGGCATGGACTACACTGGCTCCGGAAATGTCCCTAAAGGCTGTGGCCTCTACTATGTTTTGACGAACTTCTTAATGGCCTTGTCCTTGGGCGTGTATCGGGCACTGTTGGTGCAACCAATACATTGCACATGGTCGCAGCTTTTTTTGGCACAATACAGCATGAAACCCCTACACTCACAGCAGAAGACTCCTTAATTGACGGACCCAAGAACAGCGACCCACTTTATCCAATTTCAGCATTTTCGCTGAAATCTAGGGCAAAAAGGCGTTTCTCAAGTTTATCAGTGCACAAGGTGACCCTGGGATTATTTTGCCAGTCATTCGTAAGCTATTGGGAAAGTAGGGTTTGACCAGCACACACCTTTTTGTCATTTCAGGATCCCCAAGTCCTGTGGGGGAAAATTATCAGGGGTTACATATAAAGAGCAAAATGTATCTGAATTCGGTACAAAGTAAACCACTGAATTCTGTGTTTTATCAAGAACAGGGAGCAAACCCTAttcagtaacattttaaaaaaatacattttaattttttacagagaggaagggaggatacaGAGTTagcaacatcgatgagagagaaacatagatcagctagctgcatcctgcacactccctaccgggtaTGTGcctacaatcaaggtacatgcccttgatcaggaatcgaacctgggacccttgagtccgcaggccgacgctctatccactgagccaaaccagtcagggcaataacataacatttaaagtatatttcacttccttttttGTGACCATTTAAGAGAGGAAAATAAAGCCATAATGTGATGACATGAGGAAAGGTGGTCCTATTGACACTATAGTATAGGATTTATAAAACTTGACGctaggatttcagagaggaagggatggccTAGTCTAAAATCTCCACTTTGCAAGTGAGCAGGCTCAGCACAGTTCACTCCtgtgcccaagatcacatagctcTGAAGTAGAGGTACCGacatttgaacccagatctgacCCCAAGACCCATGCTTTTAATCtgtcttcaacaaatattaaggAGTTTGACAGTCTAATTTGTCAACCTTTAAGCATCTAATatctttctctcaaaaatcaaaaacctaaaaagaaaaactcacaaATAGAAGTCAACAGCTATAAATCTGTAACTCCTTTGATAGGCAAGAGCTGTATCTAACATACCTTTGAATACCCAGAGTCCATCCCAGACCAGCAACCTCATTAAAATCATAGCCACTCACGTTCGAGCGCCTCCAGAGGCCTGACACACTTTAGCACAACATCTGAGGTCGACACTCTTACCCCAGCTCCCACAGGCCACACAGCTCCGACTCGGGCCCAACAACCCAGCGTCGGGGTGTGTGCTCTTCAAATACTGTGGTTACATCATCTCGTTTTCTAATTCCAGTGTTTTTATATTACAACTTCTACCTTTATAGCTGACTGCACATTTATAACACTTGAGTGTGGGTGCCTGCTGTGGCACATAAGGAAGTATCTTAAAGGTCTTTTTATGACATCCTAGAAGTAGGAATTTCCTGGGTCAGAGTATTTAATATTTAACTAAGCAGAGTATGTCATAAAGAAGCTATCAATGTCTTTGGAGTATGCCTACAAAACCCATCCTTTCCTGATGAGAAGTCAGGAGCCAGGAAAGCCCCCTCTCGTGGTCTCACTCAGTTACCATTCACACTTGTGAGCTGTCAGTGTCTGAGGCTGACGTGGGAACAAGTCCCACTATCTCAACAAGGGGATTTATAAAACTTTACACTAGGACTTCAACAAACAAAGACACCCAGTGTCTCTATCTAAATGCTTTGACTGCGGGCCTGCCCAGGGGAAGGGGTGGCCGGAGCATGTTCTCCGCGGGGGCAGTCAGAGCCAGTCACAGAACCAGGCACCTGTGGGCTTCGCTGTCGTGTAGAAGGCAGCTTGTAGCGACATCCAGGTTCCGAAACGCTGAGTGAAATGGGTTTAGTTTACTGAAGCACCTCAGAACCTTCAAGAATCTCACATGCATTTGTGATGTTTCCCAAATGTATGACTAACTCCTTTTTCTCAAAAGTCCAATTAACATCTTGTTGAACTAATAGTTTGGGAAGTTGTTGCTATAAGAGACTCATTTATTTTaggagggttttgttttttaagttagtGGTTGGAAACTGAGAATGCATTCTCCCTTAGAAAACAATGTTAAATGTGATCACATGcctactgaaaaaaacaaacaaacccgtAACGTAGTTGAAACAGCACAACAGGAAACTGCATTCCAAGTTTCTACTTTAACAGGATGTCACAGGCCCCTTAGGGTTGCTATTCCCAGTCTCAGTGAGCCTGTGAGATTGAGACCCATTGTGATCGTTACTTGTGGTAGCCACAGTCCCAGTGGGCCAGGTGTTCCTGTATGGGAATTAAGAGAATAATTGAGTAGGTTCTAGAAAGGGAATAGCCATGATTAGCCTctccttttaaattttcataatgaATCAATCTTTTCATATTCAAGAAGCTTAGGAATCCGTTGGCAATCACTAAAGCCAAGTTCTAGATTTTCCATTTGAGAAAATGGTAGGAAGGTCTTTCCCAAAGCCATAAAGgcaataatttatatgcatatagcTCAAAGAGAAATTAGTCAAAGCAAGTGTCTACTGACTTCTTCAGTATAGAATGCACAAATACACACAGGATACCTTAAGAAAAAtcaatagctttattttttctcaatatgTAGTTAGAAAATAGGTCTGAGAAGAGGTTTCATGGAGTAGACCAAAGAATTACATACAAAGTCAAGAGTTCCAAAAGAGCAAGAGAAAGTGCCAGAGGAAGCACCTTCCCGAGGACCAGTGCCTAGGGCCGCCCCATCAGAGGGAGGGCGAGCTCTTTAATGGCTTTTGAGTTCAGCTGAGGAATCGTGCTGATCTTCAGGAGTTTGCTGCTTGCATACTTATTCTTGATGGCCTGCAGAAGTCATCTGTGGTTAAGGACACATCAGGATCCCCTTCCGTCCCCCTTACACTTGTTCCTATCTAATTTACAAGTACTGAAGGGCCAGACCCACAATCTCAGATGGGAGGGTGATGCCGAATCACGGAGGCCAGCAAGTGCTCTGAGGCCAGACTGTGCTGTGCCTGACCACTTCCTTCCATGCCAAGTAACGGAGCTGGCCCAGCTGGTGGTACCAAATGACGTCCAGCTCCAAGGCGCAGGCGCTCTCCCATAAGCTAccagaggggtgggaggtggtgctTATTGTACCTAAGTACCATCAGGATATGACAGGATGGCCAGGCCTGGCAGCAATACCTGGCAATAAACTGAGTGGCGATTGTGCTTAGCAGAGCCCAGACAATACCCTCAGGACTTAAACATTATGCTTCCACTGTGTGCTAATCATGCTGAAGCTACACGTAAGAAAGCAAGCCAGGGTGTGGGGTGCAAGTGCCTTACTCTGTTAAGCTGATATTCTGTGTCATACAAGCACAGGACAGTGCCCAACTCCCCGCTTCCTTCTCTCAGGAGGGCTACATGGGACGCTTCCTGAATGGGCTTCTTGCCATGCAGGTGCCTTTCAGTCACTGTCCCAAAGGATCCTGGACAAAGGCTCTGAGCAGGATCACCCAGATACCCAGGCCTTCCTCTGGGCCATTTGGGGTGGGCCCCTGCTGTTCCGGACCACACGCCAaccagccctccctgctggctgagCCTACGGGGCGCTGGGACAGGCGTGGACACGTCGGTTGAACAGCTAGCTGCCTGGCCGGCTAATCTGGGCCTGGACATTGTTGGCCTGTTTTAgccctttgtacgccataagcatctatagacgcaAGCGGCGGACCTGCCCCACACACCAAGGGCTTCTGTAGCCGCAAACCTCGCATATCAACTCTGAtcgcccattttaaaatcagacttgttagtgacatctctaggtttgtaataaaaattatggtaACTTAAATTCGTAAATATTCCAGCGCACGTGGAAGaaatggggatggtttccgttttggacacgtggcagttaactggttaaagaaACTGCTTTCAGCGTTTGTGGGTATGCTCCATCCACTGTGTACTAGGAAAATATAGAGCTTGTGCTAAAACAAACTCTCACACATATGCCAATATATTTACACGAAAACACAAAGAGATACACATACTCTCATAGGCAAACTCCACAGTCGAATACCTTTCACAGCTTAGCAAGGAGTACTTACGATGAACTTGGTCAGGTTTTCGTTCACTCTCACCACGTTTTTGGCCATGTGCTGCATGACTTCCAACACCTCGTTCTCGGTGTACCCCGTGTAATACTGCTGCTTCACGTTCTGGAACACAACCAGGAGCGGGCACGGTAAAGCCTCCACTGCTTTAGAAGAGCCCATCTTACACATGCCGACCTTTCAGTCCTAGGGCTGACGCTGTAACctgaacaaactggccagggccttcgtCATTCTTTATAACTCTGTAACGCATTGTGTACCATGGTGTCCTCACCTACTCTCCATCTGGATCGTTCCAAGCAGCTTTTTTATGCCTTTGGACAATTGCTTAATGATAGAGTTGTAAAAATGCTAATGCTTTTCCTGTCAAGAGGCCCTAAAATATGACTTGACAAATTTCTTCTAAAATCCAACACTCACCCATTTTCCTTGGCCTAGAACCTTCTGGGACAGGCAGGAAGCAGCCGCTGCCACTCTGGAAGGGTGATAATGCACCATGTCGTAGTCAATAAGAGTCAGTTCCATCAAATATTTGGCTAAAGTGTGCTGTTCAACATCAACCTACGAAAGAACAGCCAGGGACAGGAAGGAGCACAGTTATCATCTTGCAAAATTCTGGGTGGAGGCCTAAGAACACAAATCCACTAAACTCACTTTTCCTTCCCAGGAACCGTTCTGCTCCACAGTATGTCACAAACACAGAATGTGAGGTCATTTCTCTTAAGAGCGGATGCAATAAGTATTAGGACTTATCTAAAAGAGGTTTCCTATAAGTTTCACTTTAATTGGATCAATGTTTCTGGGCTGAGACAACAAGTGGCAAAATAAAGTCTCCTACAGAATTGGAGGCACTTACCTCCCCAGCTTTTGATGCCCGCCTTAAAAAATGTAGTGGTAAAGGCCGACCCAACTCAAATTTCAGTTCTTTCAAAATTAGAGCTTCCATTTCTCGGATTTGGAAACTAGTATACGCATTGTCTGTGATGTAAACGAAGTCTTCTATATTTGGAGAAAACATTTCCTCATACTTGGAGGCCAAAAGCAAAGCTGTAATCCCAACCAGTTGAAGCTTCTTACGAGAGACTGGCTGAACCTAATTGGAGAAGAATGTGTCCAAGTCATACCTAACAAGAAGACTGGAAATCCGGGtggaagagagtgagagggaaCCGAGTCCTGGAGATGTGCACACCGACTCTCCCACATCAGAAGCCTAAACGTTAACAGTCAGTACTCACGACATGCCAGGCAGCCAGGCACAATGCTAAGATTCTAACCATCACCTCATCGAATCAAAAGCCCTAGGAAATATGTATTTTCCCCAACGTAAAAACAGATGGCCTGATAAGAGATTCAGACATCAGTCCAAGAGGACTCAAGTGCTGAGTGGAGAATTATGCATGACAACGAAGCTCCCAGTCACTGCTCCAAGTCCATTGTCCTGGCTTGAGTGTCTAGGGAGGTCCCAACGTGGCACTCAACATGGTCTGAGTCAGCATAAGGCCAAGCCAAAAAGCAGGAATTTAATGGCTGCCTGGGGACAAGGAaggagattcttttttcttttaatatattttattgatttttttgcagagaggaagggagagggagagagagttagaagcatcgatgagagagaaatatcgatcagctgcctcctgcacaccgcctactgggatgtgcccgcaaccaaggtacatgcccttgactggaatcaaacctgggacctttcagtccgcaggctgacactctatccactgagccaaacaggttagggcaggaAGGAGATTCTTAAATGTTTCTGTAATCCTCACCAAAAGTATACTCATTATTCAGTCTGAAGAATCTTTCTAAGATGTTTCATAGTCAATGAAAACCTCAGTCTAGGGTATAAGTGTCCCCCTTAATttccttagaaaaacaaaaacaaataaaactgggACTTTGCTTTTCTTGCTTCAACTCTAATTATTGAGAAACTACCAATTGAAAACCACTATGGTTTCTTAGGATTTTGTAGTATCTTAGGGTCATTAATTATAAACACAGTTATTGTTGTATTGTTTATACGTGACCTAAACCTGTATCATAAATGTTGACTTTACATAAATAAATCATATCTGCAAGGCTACTGTTTGGTAGATTACACACTAATGGTTTATGTCTGGAATTTATTCTAAGTGGTTGGTGTTTTTGAGTTACCAATTGATAAGTATTTTGATGATCACTCTGCCTCTCACCTTAATTTCTTACATTCCTCAGTTGAGATTTCACATTCCAAtacactcccccacacaccccaacccTTTTATAAAAAAGTCTGCCTCCTCCGTTTCTACCATGATTCCATGCCACACCTGGTTGGAAACTTAAAAGTTCTCTaaccttgccctaaccggtttggctcagtggatagagcgtcagcctgcggactcaagggtcccaggttccattccggtcaagggcatgtaccttggttgcgggcacatccccagtagggggtgtgcaggaggcagctgatcgatgtttctctctcattgatgtttctaacactctctccctctccctttctctctgtaaaaaaatcaataaaatatatttaaaaaaaaaaaaaaaagttctctaaCCAAACTCCTCACTTTTCAGAGGAAGCTCACCAAAGAATACCGTACTATGGAAACTGCAAGCAGGCCAGGAAAGCCAGCATCACAAGCCCCACAGGCTTCAGACTCACTGTAGACCACCTGCTGGCACACCTCCCTCAGGAGTGACTGTGGCAATGCCGTATTTCCCAAGCCCTGTTCAGCAGGCTGGCCTAACTAAAATGCCCCCCACTGCTCAGAACCACCAGAGGTTTGACACACTTGGAGAGCTTCCCATCCTAGCCTCTGAAGTTCTCTGGCTTCTCATAAATTGGCTTTTGGTCTTTTCTTCCGAGCTACCACACCTTGGCATCCCATAAACACAATGTTCTGTGAGCCCTGGTACGAAGTCCCCGCAGCCACACTCACCTGTAAAAAGCGATCCATGATGGCGACGCACATGTAGAGGGTCTCCTGCAGCAGCCTAAACTTGGAATGGACCTGTACCAGCCAGTCCACCAGGATGGCTCGCATGCGGCCGTTTATATCTCTTCCATCTAAGAAATGTGGATTTATGGTTTGCAGAACCTGTTGGGAGAATTAAAAGTTTAAGGAGCTGACCTCGTTTCCTTCCCAGCTGTGTGGTGCATTCAACATTTACACAACCAAAACACAAAGGACCGCTCACCTCAAGCTGCCTCAGGTACTGGTAGATATCCTTAACGTAGTCGCTGCAGAGCTGAGGGTTCTCCCCATCTTCATTATCAATATCTTCGATCTTGCAGAGCAAAGCGTCAGAGAAAGCCTGACAGAGGTTCTCTTCCTTCATGGAGATATCCTCAGGTGCAGGCTGAGGCTCCTACATGGACAAATTAAAGTGCATGTATTACCACTTTAGGAGCAGCCTTCATCAAATACATGCAGAGCCAATTGGTTTAAAAGTATCATATAACCCTGGCCGGGTAGatgagttggttagagcatcatcccaatatgccaaggttgcaggttcaatccccagtgagggcacatacaaaaatcaaccaatgaatgcataaataagtggaacaacaaatcgatgtttccctctgtctctgtcactctatctctaaaatcaagcaatcaaccaataaaatatgttaaagccAAAACAACAAATTTCAGGTGAATAACTCATGATGAAGTCTCTAGAGATATCCTCCTCTTTAAAATTCTCTAAGTTACTCAAAGTGAAACCCTAAGTCTTCACAATGGCTTACCGGCTCTGCAGGACCGATCTTCCCTGTTCCCTGCTGACCCGTCTCCTGCTCTTGCTCCTCTCCCTTGGTTTGCTTCACTCCAGCCGACTAGCCTCCCCCACTGCAAACAGGCTCCCACTTCCCAGAATGCTCTTGTTCCTGTATTCAATGGGTAATTCCCTCACCTTCTTCAAGTTTTGTTTAAATGCTACCTTCTCATTGAGGTCTCTCCTGACTCCTACTTAAAATGGCCATCTGCTTCTTATTCCTATTACATGTGTTTCATTTCTCTTAGTGTTTTTCCCATATAACCTATAACTTTCTGATATATTATAGAGTTTACTTATGTATGGTATGTATTATTTTCTGTCTACCTCTCCTGGAATGTGAGCTCTATATCCctatatgtatttaaattgaTTTGTTCACTAAGGTATCTCAAATACTTATGTCATCCCTAACATAGAGTAGGTGcttgatgaatatttattgaaagaagcTTAGACACCTGGGTTCAGAGATTCCTGGAGCTGACAGTTCACTTTAGCAGTAGCCTCTTCTGCCAGTGTaatgttttcttctctccaaCTAATTTATTCTAAACTGAGAAAATGTTTGACAGCTAAAAAGCAGAAAAGCACATTCCAGCCTATGAATAAAATAGGAGGAGGAAGCAAAGACCGAGCAAGTATACACCCActaattattttcttatgttgatggggtgatttttttaaatcacacattaaaaaaatatattaagttaaaGCAAGTGTTTAGTAATTAAGTATAAATAACCCTTACTTTTTGAAAAGAATGAGAGGTACTTCTCAAAGTAACATCTAACAGAATTGCTACGCTGTAAAGAATACGtattaaagtaataaatatagAAAGAGAATGCTGTATAATAAACAATTTTGATTTACATTAAAGCTCAATGATTATAGTTTCCAATTTTAGAAAAGGATAaaacattaacaacaaaatatACATAGCAATTCAAAACAGGCCCTTCCCTCTTAAATCAAAGTTATTAAACCAAGGAAGGGCCAGGAGAACAAGAGGTATGCTGGTAGGCATGACATTTATTCAAGAACATAAGAATTTCAAggggtgccctaaccggtttggctcagtgggtagagtgtcagcctgcggactcaagggtcccaggttcgattcccgtcaagggcatgtaccttggttgcgggcacatccccagtagggagtgtgcaagaggcagctgaatcgatgtttctctctcatctatgtttctaactctctatccctctcctttcctctctgtaaaaaatcaataaaatatattaaaaaaaaaaaaaaaaagaatttcaaggggctagaataaataagaaatgctACTTGGGGTACTGGGAAGAAACCTAGGGACAGTTACCAGAGAGGGGAAGACCTTCAGGAAAATGAGTAGGGAAAGGTACACCAGTACAAAGCTCCAGCGGAAGCCAAGAGATAAAGGCAAGTGTGGGGACTATACACTGATTTGGGATGGCGGGAGATAGCACGTGAGGAATGCAAAGATGTGCCGGAAAGGTGAGCAAGTATCTACCTAAGGAGTTCAGATTTGTCCTAAAGCAACTGAACTCACTGAAGGAACTGAGCAAGAGTGACTGGAATCAGATGCACATTTTAATAAGCACATGCAGCTTAGTGTAAGGTCACCTTTTTCAAGGATAAGCATTTTCACTCTCCACAGGAAGGGCAGTCAGTTCCAGGAAGCTGGTTTAAGGAAGCAGAGATTATCGTCATGTGCTGCCTTAGCAGCTTGAAATGTTTACTCATGTCAGTTCAGAAGTACACCTGAGTTTAGCTATATCCCAAACCTCCAGCATAATTTTCTAAAAGCATTCCTTTGGGACTCCAGCTTATTCTAAAATCCTTCTTAAGATCCCACTCATCATGCAAGTAGTAGCCTAAGCCCTATAAACCAACTGTGGGGCCTTCTGCCCAGGGCTGCtgcatgtaaaataaaaaactgtatcAGCTAATTATGCGGCACAAACTTCTGAATGACAAAATCAGCCTAAAGAATTAAAACCTTCAAGTTAGGTGAAAAAATGAGTTATGTGAACTGTCAGAGACAACTGAGAAGTCCTATCAGAAACAATGAGGATGAGAGATTTTGCTGAACTTGAACTTCTGTTTGATCAAGAGATGGGTGAAGTGTGAGTCAAGGCTACTGAAGTTCTCCAAGTACCGACATTGAGTGAGTTGGGTCTGTTGAGAGAATGATTAATACTGATAGGCAAATATATAGGTATTTACACAAACCTTAGTAAAACACagagtttcttcttttaaaaaaaaatgtttttattggtttcagagggagggatagaaacatcaatgagagagagaatcactgatcggctgcctcctgcacacccaacaatggggatcaagcccacaacccgggcatgtgccccgaccaggagtcaaactgtgacctctaggttcataggttgacactcaaccactgaactacaccggccaggccagagtttcttcctttttttctttttttaaaaaatatattttattgattttttatagagaggaagggagaaggatagagttagaaacatcgatgagagagaaacatcgatgagagagaaacatcgattagctgcctcctgcacaacccccattggggatgtgcccgcaaccaaggtacatgcccttgactggaatcgaacctgggacccttcagtccacaggccgacgctctatccacagagccaaaccggttaggaccagagcttatttattaattaaatttatgatGCCAAACATCATAAATCAATGTCAATTAAGTGCAACTAGGAAAGACTGCAAGTAAAACTTGATTCTGATCAGTTCCCAATTTGTAGCAGAGACTGTGTACTCGTGAATAATTAGGCACACACAACTGCAGAAAGGTGAAATCGGTTACCCTGATCAGCTTTAGGGAATGTAATATGCTGTGGAATGGAATGGAAGGGCTCACTGCTGTTAGACACCCTGTGCTTCACTGGCATTTTAAGCAGCTATAGGGACAGGCATTTTAAACACCTGTACGGAGCAACAGTGACTCTGCAGATGGAGCAGAGGACAGGGCAAAAGCTAGAGGGCTGACGAGAGACAGCGAGCAGAGGGGCTAACCTGCCAGGTGGGGCTTCCCCTACATTGCAGATGTTATGGTCACTTCTGTACTCTTTTTCAGA from Eptesicus fuscus isolate TK198812 chromosome 5, DD_ASM_mEF_20220401, whole genome shotgun sequence harbors:
- the CCNB2 gene encoding G2/mitotic-specific cyclin-B2, which codes for MALLRRPTVSTDLENIDKEVNSKAKSHVTLRRAVLEEIGNRVTTRATQVAKKAPNTKAPVQPNKTTNVNKQPKPVASVKPVQMRMLAPKEPQPAPEDISMKEENLCQAFSDALLCKIEDIDNEDGENPQLCSDYVKDIYQYLRQLEVLQTINPHFLDGRDINGRMRAILVDWLVQVHSKFRLLQETLYMCVAIMDRFLQVQPVSRKKLQLVGITALLLASKYEEMFSPNIEDFVYITDNAYTSFQIREMEALILKELKFELGRPLPLHFLRRASKAGEVDVEQHTLAKYLMELTLIDYDMVHYHPSRVAAAASCLSQKVLGQGKWNVKQQYYTGYTENEVLEVMQHMAKNVVRVNENLTKFIAIKNKYASSKLLKISTIPQLNSKAIKELALPLMGRP